ATAAAAGAATAAGAAAACGGTTTTTCATTTTTTAAAATGCGATTATAAATGACATACTGCGCAGGGTATTACTTGAAACAGCATTGGGATAAAATTCTACCAGGGCATTGTACAGCCTCAACTCCAATAAGGTCCGGTTTAAATATACCCCGGCCCCAACAATCCAACCTGCCTGAAAATGGTTGAATTCATCAAAGGGATAGGCGATTTCAGTTCCATTGATTTCAGTTTGTGACTTGGAGTGGATATGGTATTGGGCATATCCACCCAAAGAAAGGGTAGGCTTAAATTTGGATTTGGTTTTCAGCACGACCGGGAAAAAATCCATTCCCGCCACATGGTTGGTAAAAGCAGTTTTCACATCCACATTATCGGCCACATACCTGTTTTGGATTTGTTGAAACAGGTAATAGGGCTCGATCCGCATGCTGTTATAGGGGCTGATGGGAATATGAAAGACCGGACCGGTACTGAATCCCAACTTATACTCACTGTCAATATCAAAATACCCCAAGGAATTGTTAAAATTGATATAATTGGCATGTACAGCCACTCTCCATTTGGTATTGGATTTTTTCTTAGGTGCTACAATGGTGCTGTCCATTTGTGAAAAAGCATTGCCTGAAAGGAACACCAAAACCAAAATTTTAAATAAAAGCTTCATATTTTACCCTATAAAAATTTCTAACAGATTGTTAATTTATAAAGTCGGCTCCTTGAAAAGAATTTTTTTCAACAAATAATATTCGTTTAAATACTAAAATACCGCAAATGGGGTAGGTTTTTTGGGGGATTGTGGAAGATTGTAGATTCTTTGGAAGAATTTAGGTAAAAAAAGTTGTCATGGTTATCAGGTTGTAATGGTTATCATAGTTGTTATAGTTGTTGGGTTCATTTATCAATCCATCCAACCTACACCAGCTACTCAAAAAAGCTTCCCTTTGTCACCTCACTGCCCAAGACATGCGTGGAAACAAGGAGGTAACTGTTTATAAATAAACGAATTATCGGCTTTATTACCCTATATCCATCTTACACTGTTTGTTCAACCCTGCCTTCCGTCAGGCAGGCCCTTCAAGGTTGATCGGACCATAAAAAAATATCTTATCCTTTACTCCACATTTCATAAGGGCTATTAAAAAGTTCAACTTCGTGGTTTTTGCTTATACTCAAGTCTTGAATCTCGAATCTTGTGTCTTGAGTCTTGCGTCTTGTGTCTAATCTCTCGCATCTGACCAAACTCCTCAATGTTTCACCCCCCCCCAAAAAAAAATCCCCCTTTCGACCTCCCCCTTCCTCCCTCTTTCCCCTTCGTAAATACCAAAAAATAGGTATTGAAATACAAAATATTTACTTCAAACTGCTTTATAAAATCAAAAATACCGCAAATGGAGTATTTTTTTCAAATAAAGCTTTATGCATTTTGCGAGCAGGGTAAGATACCCTCACGGACAGCCTGTTTTTTGGAGGATGATTTTTGGGAATGCTGTCAGTGCTTGACTTTAAGAACTTAAACAATTTCTATGATGAAAAGACAACTACTCTTTCTTTTTCTTTCCCTGCTCGCTTTCTTGGCGAGGGCCCAAGACGGCTCCAATGACCTCAGCTTCAACGCCGATAAAATCAACTTTGGTGATGGGGCAAGCTTCACTGTCCTTACCACCGCGATTCAGCCCAATGGGAAAATTCTGATCGGGGGAGAGTTTGGTTTCTTCAACGGGATTGCTAGAAGCCGCATTGCCAGGCTGAACGAGGACGGTAGCCTGGATACTTCCTTTAATCCAGGTACGGGGGCAAACCTTCAGGTTCTTACTCTCGCCCTACAGTCCGACGGTAAGATCCTGATCGGGGGAGTTTTTTCCCAATACAATGGGGTTGACAGAATTCGGATCGCCCGTCTGAACGCGGACGGGAGCTTGGATACCTCCTTCAATCCAGGAACTGGGGCAAACAATATTGTACGGACCCTTGCTGTACAGGCAGACGGTAAGGTCCTGATCACTGGAGATTTCTCCCAATACAACGGGGTTGCTATCA
This window of the Aquiflexum balticum DSM 16537 genome carries:
- a CDS encoding outer membrane beta-barrel protein encodes the protein MKLLFKILVLVFLSGNAFSQMDSTIVAPKKKSNTKWRVAVHANYINFNNSLGYFDIDSEYKLGFSTGPVFHIPISPYNSMRIEPYYLFQQIQNRYVADNVDVKTAFTNHVAGMDFFPVVLKTKSKFKPTLSLGGYAQYHIHSKSQTEINGTEIAYPFDEFNHFQAGWIVGAGVYLNRTLLELRLYNALVEFYPNAVSSNTLRSMSFIIAF